The sequence GCAAAGACTAGAGATTCAAACAATGAAATCTAAGCACACTGTAATACCATTTACAATGGAAAATAACAATGATGTCCTGAGATTGCCTGTCAGTTctgaaaaatgcataaatatagatcacaaattttttaattggaagatGATACATAGCATGTGTGAAATACACACAGCTTCATAATTCTCAGGAAATTCTTTCCATATTATGTATAATTAGATTGTTTAACCTGATTAAGAAAACCGGTGAGGGTAGATTATTTCCAGtcttccttatatttttcatacatacatgtatatagttTTATGGGCTAGGCTTAGGTAAGACTTCTGTAAGTGAAACTGAAAATTATTCAGTTACACACACTAGGGAAAAACCCGCAGGAGGTATATAATGTTACCGTCTACATTAGTTAACTTTCTGCCAAGAAAGACACAATGCTCTTATTTATCTATGGACTTGAGTGTTTCTATTCTTTCAGCCAGTACTTCTCCTGGTATAAGACAGACAGAAAGGCCTGTTTTAGCTTCTTGTTTCCCCAAATCAACATCAGCGAGTGGATCGAAGGATACACGAAGGCAAGTACCTGGCAAAACATGAACAGTTCCTTCTGCAGCCCGTTAAAACTCCAAATTGTAACAATTAGATTCAGAACATAACTGgcaaagaacaagagaaaggagACCACCGTCTGCATGGCTCTTATGTGGACTTTGGTGCTGGGATCTTGGGATCCCTTGCCACAGAGCTGCATCCGCTTGAGATGTCTCCAGAGGGAAAAGATCAACAGCACAAAAGATGTCAGGGACATACCAAAGGGTATGAAGTTTGCTAGTGTGAATACAGTCATATTTGAGAGGTGTGCCATGTCCGTCCATTTGGTCCTCCAAGTGACATTCCCTTCATATTCCTTAGTCTGCACTTTCTCATATATGCTCACTGCTGCAAcatgagaaaacaataaaaacaaagacccCAGCAGCATCACAAGCACAACGCTTTTAACTCTCCACTTGAGGCGAAGGAAAATAAGGCTGGAGAAGTTGGCTATTTTGAACAAGTAAAATATGCTGAGGCTAGTAGCCAGCCAGATGCTAAAATGATTGCTTACTGCCCAggcaatttgaaaaataattcttacttCTACGCTCTTGAAATCTGGACTGAACAAAGTTGCATACCAATTTATTATCATTACCCAGAGCAAACCAATTCTGGGGACAGCCAGAGCAGCGAGAATGTGATCAACTGAGGAGATCTTTTGTCTCTTGGTCCAGTCAATGAAGTTCACCAGTGCTATGAAGCCATTGGCAAAATTTCCTAGGAGAAATTCTATTATTACCACGATGGAAAAAATGCTCGGTAGCGCGGTTACCATgtctagaaaggaaaacaaacaaaaaaatctaagtcTAATGTCTGATGTCGCTGGTTGTGCACCTGATCCCTAAGTGTGCAGTaaagttctcatttcttttaaattctgtgaCCAATGTCAAGCAGGAAAGCACCAGGGTAGGCCAGTAGATGAGCTCAGTGCTGTCTTGATGAAAACCATTGTTATTCCTCAAACAGCTCAAATTAACTTCTAttcattgactttatatccttgCTGTGGGCTAGAATACTCATCACACATGCTGAAATTGAAAGCTGAATTCTCATTTGCTAGCATGCAAATAAAACCGTATTGTCTTTcagtgttttgtgattttttcctTGTTTGACCTCTACGTAATTTGTATTATCAACTTTATTTGTTgtacagaaaattgaaaaatccAAAACACATCTGTAGAGTGTCTTAATTGTTAGGTAGAGCTTGGCCGGAAGTAAGATTACCatcattatggatttttttttttaagatttatttttgagacagacagcgcaagtggggaaggggcagagagaggggggaccgaagatccaaagcaggctctgctctgacagcagtgagctcattgcagagctcgaactcaacACCCTTGTGTCACGAccagagctaaagtcagacactcaacccactgagccactcagatgtcctggatttttttttttttaatgtcgcAATTATGCAGAAAGAATTTAAGCTTTTCCAATCAAAAACATTCAGGGtatggggcggggcagggagaggtcATGTGCCAATACTCCCCAAAGGCTGGTTCTTGATGACTAACATTTATGCACACTTTTATTGTTTACAAGTGCATAaacacacacgcgtgtgcacaaacacacatgcatcaTAAATACAGGAATTATTGTcctatgattttcttttgtttttaagtgagctctatgcccagcgtgggactcaaactcacaactcccaTATCAAGAGCGGCATGATCTACCAAGTGAGCCAGTTAGGAACCCCGTgcatgtcttataattttcaaaatgaaaaaaaaaaaaatgaatctcagGGAGAccatccagctttttttttttaagcaatttttaaatttttttttaatatgtatttatttttaagagagagagacagagtgtgagtgggggaagagcagagagagaaagggagacacagaatccaaagcaggctctgggctccaagctgtcagcaccgagcctgatgcgtggcttgaactcatggaccacgagatcctgacctgagccgaagtcggacacttaactgactgagccacccaggagccccaaaaccaTCTAGCTTTAAATCCATCTTTTCTCTCATTGAGGTTTTTCAGCCCATTTTAGTAGCTACTAAACATATCTCTCATGCTTAAGCCTTTAATAAAGTTTCTCTTTTGAGCctacttaatatttaaatactatttaattaaaacattcaGAAACTTTATAAACGTCCCTTGAAAACTTCAAAAGAACATGGTCTTCCACTGTAGAGTCTGCATTTCTCTATCCAtacatattgtttcattttacgTTTAATTCATTTTGGGctacttaatattttaagattaatagatataaaaattagCCTCTACCCATGGATTTTTTTCGCTTTCAGTTTTGTACTATAATTATTTCTAGCAGAGGATCTTAGAGCCGGACTGCCAGGAAAGAAAAACCTAGATTCTTTGCATTATATGTTTCTAATCTATTTTAATATTACTCTCTGCCTCGGTAAAACCATCAACCAAAATGCAGATGATCGTATCCTCTTCGGCTGGTTTTTGTGAGGAGTTAGTACATTATTGGTGTAGAGTGCTTTCAGTTCTAACCTTTCTGGTACAGAATAGGTGTGGAGGACTGTGGTTCATTTGATCCTGTGTGATTAGATGCTTCAGTTTGCCGACAAGAACTTCCATTGATGAGCACAATGTAGCAGGTTGAAAAAGGCCAGATTTCCTGCTGTAACACCTGGGATTAGGGCAAACAATTGTCAAAATTATGTTTCAAACACATCACAGAGCTGTGCAAGGAAGGAGAACCAGCCGAACTAAAATCCATCAAGAGGAGAATCTTTTCAGGTGAAGAGACGATCTATGTATTCAAATGCAAGCCCTATCAACTCCTAGAAGATTTCTTGCAGGAAGTGAAAAACTATTcctaaaatgtatacagaaatgcaaagcacccagaataaccaaaagaatttgtttttttaaaaaaagaacaaatttggaaaattacaGTTCCTGATTTCAACGCTTGCTAGAAAGCTGCattaatcaagatagtgtggtactcacaaaattatatatatgtgtgtatatatatatatatatatatcagtgaaACACAACTGAAGTTCAGAAATCAGCACTAATATTTATGGTTAACTGATTTCAAAATTCAATGGGAGAAATTACATCTCATTTGtctaacaaatgatgctgggtaaattggatatccacatgaaTAAAACTGAGTTTAGACCCTTATTtcataccatatgcaaaaattaacttaaaattgcTGAAAGACTTCAATGTGAGAACTAAGCCTATGaaagttttagaataaaatatagggGAAAACTTTTGAAAGCTGAGCAGACCTTTTAGATGCAATACCAAAAGTATGATGcataaaacttaaatattaacatattggactacatcaaaattaaaaatatttgctctatAAAATAcaagtctgggggcgcctgggtggcgcagtcggttaagcgtccgacttcagccaggtcacgatctcgcggtccaggagttcgagccccgcgtcaggctctgggctgatggctcagagcctggagcctgtttccgattctgtgtctccctctctctctgcccctcccccgttcatgctctgtctctctctgtcccaaaaataaataaacgttgaaaaaaaaattaaaaaaaaaaacaaaacaaaacaaaaaaaaaacaaaataaaatacaagtctGAGTTCATGATTGTAGAGCTACCGTAATTAAGTCAATGTGGTACTGTTGTTTGCTTATACAAGCAGATTAGTGGATTAGAAAATAGTATCTCGTGATAGACCCACACATGCATGGTCGGTTCATTTTGACAAGGGAACCAAAACCAtttcatgagaaataaaattctctttaacaaatgatgctggaaaactgaataacagtataaaaaaatgaacttcgATTTTTACCTCtcaccatataaaaaattaatgtgaggTGATcttagatttaaatataaaagataggggcgcctggctggctcggcctgttgagcatccgacttctgctcaggtcatgatctcatggttcatgagttcaagccctgcgtggggctccatgctgacagctcagtgcctggagcttgcttcagattctgtgtctccctctctttctgcccttcccccactcgctctctgtctgtctctctctctctcaaaaataaacattaaaaaacttttttaggggcgcctaggtggctcagttggttgagcatctggcttcggctcaggtcatgatctcgcagtttgtgagttcaagccctgcatcgggccctgtgctgacagcgcagggcctggaccctgctttggattctctgtctccctctctctgcccctttcctgctcatgctctgtccctctctgtctctgaaaaaatgaataaacgttaaaaacaattttttttttattttttaaaattctttttaaatcttaaaaaaaatgaaagataatgatTCTAGAAGAAAATTGGATTCTATTTCTGTGGCTTTGGAATTTCTTAGCTAGAACATATACATGCGCAatcacatgaacacacacacgcgaaaagctaaacaaaaaagaataaaagtgatgaATGAAAAGGCACTATCAAGAAAATCAAAATGTTGGCCATAGAACgggagaaatatatataatatagatgtAACCAAGGactgtttattaaatatatgtgtatacactaAACATTGTTGCAACTCAatactaagaaaacaaacatctcaatttaaggaaaataagcaaaagacttCAAAAGACCCTTAACAAAAGAAGATGTGATAAACCACTAAAAACGTGTTCAACAACATTGcacataagggaaatgcaaaatgaagCTACTTCAAACCCTCTGGAATGTGACAGTTCAAGAAACTGACCACGCTAGATTGTGGCAATGATGTGaagcaactagaactctcatatttttctgctgaaaaataatacagccactttggaaaactgattGACAGTTTCTAACAAAGCCTCACATACGTATTGCCAACTATTCAGCTATTCCGCTAGTGTGTTTatttacctaaaataaataaaaacgtatgTTCACAAAACGACTTTCACGAGAATATTAATACCAGCTTTACTCAACAGGGTCCATTACTGGAAACAGtttaaatatccatcaacagggaGATGAATGAACAAATCGTGGCATATTCATAGAATAAAATaccattcagcaataaaagaaataaactacttGTATACACAACGATATGTATCTCAAAAAACTATGATTGAAAAAAAGAGGTGGACAAAAAAGAGTGCATATAGTATGATttctaaaacaagcaaaaaactaA is a genomic window of Acinonyx jubatus isolate Ajub_Pintada_27869175 chromosome B4, VMU_Ajub_asm_v1.0, whole genome shotgun sequence containing:
- the LOC106965729 gene encoding taste receptor type 2 member 46-like, translated to MVTALPSIFSIVVIIEFLLGNFANGFIALVNFIDWTKRQKISSVDHILAALAVPRIGLLWVMIINWYATLFSPDFKSVEVRIIFQIAWAVSNHFSIWLATSLSIFYLFKIANFSSLIFLRLKWRVKSVVLVMLLGSLFLLFSHVAAVSIYEKVQTKEYEGNVTWRTKWTDMAHLSNMTVFTLANFIPFGMSLTSFVLLIFSLWRHLKRMQLCGKGSQDPSTKVHIRAMQTVVSFLLFFASYVLNLIVTIWSFNGLQKELFMFCQVLAFVYPSIHSLMLIWGNKKLKQAFLSVLYQEKYWLKE